The Dendropsophus ebraccatus isolate aDenEbr1 chromosome 3, aDenEbr1.pat, whole genome shotgun sequence genomic interval CCTTTCATTCTAGCGATTGACAGGGGTCTCAGCACAGGACCCCCACTGAtacgcacttctgacatgtcgcaaGTTTTTACAAAGCATGGTTACACTTTGAATGACAAAATTACGCTTTAAAGAGCTATTCCAAGCAAAAGGCATTTTTTAACATATTACCAGCTGAACAGCAGGACAGAGTGGTAGGATAGCAGtggcagcgctggagccagggaggcaaGTGCGCTTTATTGTTACACAACCCATCCACAGGCATATGTTAAAAATGTCCCTTGGCCAGAGTACCTTTTTAAAGTGTCAGAGCTCCTGGCAATATTCCGAATGATGCCAGGTGCTCCAAACTCCAATAAGTAGCACAGAACATGGAGATAAGGTCTCGCTAGATGAAAAGCGCTAACACATTTTAGGTGCAGAAGTTGTAACATGAGAGCATATGCAAGTAAGGAGCCTCAATACCAGACTCCATCCCATACACCCTGAACAGGCATTGTTACCTTATTCAGCATATAAAGCTAAACATTTAACATATACAGAGGGCATGCTTACGCTCTGTCACTGCCACTGTGTCTTTCAAACTCTCGCTTCCCTCTTTGGTTTTCATTCTCCATATTTCGTGGAAAGCCTCTTCCTCTCCCTCGTATTGGTCCACGCTGGTTAGCAACCCAATTTCTCACCTGTTTTTCCTTCTCAAAGCTTTAAACAAAGATAGAAGTTAGACTATATAGTTCATAACGCAAAGAGTTGTTGACTATTTACAGATTGCATTACCTATTTTATATCATTTCCCTTCACTTTAACCCATCTTTTttgcacatttaggctgggttcacactacgtatatttcaggcagtatttggtcctcatagcaaccaaaaccaggagtggattaaaaacacagaaaggatctgttcacacaatgttgaaattgagtggatggccgtcatataacagtaaataactgccattatttcaatataacagccgttttaaaataacagcaaaaatttgccattaaatgacggccatccactcaattacaacattatgtgaacatagcctttctgtgttttcaatccactcctggttttggttgctatacagcctcacaaatacagcctcaaatatacatcgtgtgaacccagccttaaggtgcatTAGTCTTGCCTATGTTGCCGTAACAGCATTTAGCAGGGCCATATGTACAGCTTGTTCTGCCCTATGCACTTAGACTGAACACACCTCATTAGGGCAATTTCAGTTACAGTCAATGCGTTACATATGGATTGTTGCAGATTCACCCCAATGCAAAGAAAGTGAAGTCACAGATTTGCATTCTGCAGGTAATATTTGCAGCTGTTCTGACTCTGATATGAATTCAACCAAAGGGGGGAAATTCATTCTTTTTCCCCTCTCCAGGCAGCAGCATCTATTTCTTTCCTCACCTAAATGCCACCCCAGTAAGTGCCTAAGTAACAAATACATTGTACAGGAGCCACATGGACCATAGGAAACAGCCTGCAGCTGACTGACTTCTAATGGGCAGTGTTGGGAGCAAGctttgacctgtgcagaggtcagtgtgCAGGGAAGTGAAGGGTGAGCTGTGTCCGACTCCTCCTCCGAATGGTGGACATCCACAGAGGAGGTCAGCTGTAACCTATAGCAGACATGCTACTGCATCAGTTGGCATGAAGAGTCCACTCTGATCCCAACTGAAGGCCTCTAGATACAGTGGTCTATATCAATTTTACAGATGGGCAGAAGGGTGCCATAGCAGTCTAACAGATCTATTCTGCTCTGTCcatgatggcaaaaaaaaaaaacatagtacaCACTCGTCAATGCTGTACTCCATAGGCTTTTCTATGACATTTGGACGGAACTCTCTGAAGGCAGTCCGGCGTTCTGATCTTTCCACTTTCACTTCTGCACCGCTATTTTCATTCTGGGGCGCTACCTGTGCAGGTTGTTTAGGGGCTCGCTTTGGGCCTGTtttagaaaaaagtaaaaaaaaaaatagcgttAGAGCCGCAGGTCACTTGCCATACTTGTGGCTGTATACATAACGGAGATTGGCGGGCAGTATGGAGGCAGGACCCCGCGCGATCTTTTACTTGTACCCAAgtttttcctggataacccctttaaatctctagGTAAAGCATATAAAAAGGTAAAAATATCTTACTCTGCCAAAACATTTCTAGGCATCACATGGAATACCAACAAGTAGATTTTCTTCCTCCGTACCATAACATATTCCTCCATCTATGGTGTTTGAAAACTGGTACACAGACATAAGTATATACCCATTTCACAGTAACGAGAAGCTACCAGCCTTAACCAATCACATGACCCAGCCTCATACCGACCTGGGGCTTCAGTGCTGACAATGATTATGGTCTTCCTATCCTTCTGGGATTCTTTTTTGTTGCTCTTTTGGTTGGCAGCTTTTTTGCCTGTAggctcttctttcttcttcttacgACCAAGTTCATTTGATGCCTGGTACAAATAATCTAAGGGGTCAGACTCATCATCCAGAAGTTGGAAAAAGCGGTTTTCCACAGCACAGCCAAATGCTTCCTGCATGGTGGTGGAAACAGGGCTCCCTTGTACTGGCTTCATGCCTCCTGCAAAGAGATAAGGACATAACGCAAGGCCTTACAGTACATAGACTGCAGCAGGCCCATACTGCCATCTGagactgcttaaaggagaagtccggtggggGTGAAAAAAATATGGGCAGGGGGGTAGGCCAGAGAAAAGGCACAGATTTCTCTCTTCTCCCTGGCATAAGGCTGCTGTATCCCCCATTAATCTAATGGgtgggcagggaggaggcatggcctcctccagcacctcatcTATCATGATACAGGAGCTTAGTGATTCATCCATGTGTAGGCAGGGGGACCAGTGAGCTTTATCATGCAGCAATTTCTGCTGCATATTTTACATTTGAGGAATCGCCCTAATAGGGTCTACAGTCTGAATGCCTGTAAATAAAGCCAAAGCCACGGCCTAATGCAACGCTACATATGATATCCACAAGGACCGTGTGGATTACACACATCACTTATACTGAAATGAACAAAATCCTACGGCATTCttgcaaataaaaatatatatatatatatatatatatatatatatatatatatatatatatatatatatacacacacatatacatatatatatacacatatacatatatatatgtatatatctttaTGTATAAATGCATATTACTAGTGAAATCCATCAGCACACCCAATATCCAGGGGGTTTCTCCACTATGAGGGAACCTATTCTTACAGCCTACTCCACTGGAGGATGGGAAGTTTTTCCATTAAAATAATTTTAGGAGGAGCCTGTGTAATCATATTCTTCTCCTGAAGCCTAAGGTGACCACTAAACAGAAGGGAGCCGCCATGTGCATCAGTTCTTCCTCTGCTGTGCTAGGATCCATTGATCTACATGAATACATACAACAGATGTGGACCTAAATACATGCAACTAACCCCCAGCGCTATCAGCACAGCCCCCGAGCGCTATAAGCAGGACCCCCCAGCGCTATAAGCACAGCCCCCCAGCGCTATAAGCAGGACCAGTACTATAAGCACAGCCCCCAGCAATATAAGCAGGACCAGTACTATAAGCAGGACCCCCCAGCAATATAAGCAGGACCCGTACTATAAGCAGGACCCCCAGCACTATAAGCAGGACCCCCACTGTCAGGCTACAGCCACACACTGCAGATTCCCTACTATAACCAGGCTGCATGGACTATACACGTATAATAACCTGCATTTCCATCATTACATTCAAAACGCACAACTCATGTGTTCTCTACTGTGAGTGTTTTCCCAGAACAGTGGCTGACGTATTAAACAGTCACAAACCGCACTTCAACCGCTCCATTAGAACACCGGCTTATAGCAGCACTAGGTGAGCCGCTCCGGTACTTGTGCGCAGTAGCGGTACCGCATCTCCCCGcatccccacacagcacactagaGCAGCAGTCAGTGCGGACACGGCGCTAGCATCCCCCCCGCACCACCCACCATGTGACCCCGGCAGGCTCTCCATCCCGTGCAGCCCCACCAACCGTTACAGGCAGCCGCGACTCCGCCGAGAGCAGCGAACAGCCCGCACTCATCCCCAACCTAAATACACTACACGGCACGCTGCCTCACCGCTGTCAATCAAGCGTTCCCCCGCCCCTCCCGTGGACTCCTCAGGCGCACTGATAATAGGCCCGCCCTGACGCCGCTGAAAAGGCGAGACCTGCTCTGAatcaaccaattagattccatccGGGAAATTAGCGCTCTAAAACAGCCAATCGTATGGCTTCTAGCCCAGGTGGCAGAGCGCTCGGGACCGCCCTCTATCGGTCCAGCCCCGCCCTCCCAGTAACCGGCTGTCCAATCAGATCCGGCATTCAGTCTCGCTCGCGCACGTGGTTGGGAGTTGGGATTGTTGCAGATGTGTTGGACAGCTGGGTCCGAGCTGTGGAGGCGGCGCAGGTAGCAGGGGagtgggggggctgtgtatacatgcagtgagggtgcatgcacactatggaatacgcgcGTAAAGACCACTGCTGATTCAGTCGCATGCCCCTGCTAGCGAGCGCGCATCTCTggctgtgccatagactccattctagccACAAACACATttgaaagaattggcatgtcaattctgaGGGCGGAATCAGCCCGGCCATaaaatggtgtttatggcacggGTGGAAATGCGTGCTGCCGCGAGCAGGGGCATGTGACGGAATCCTACGCGCTGCATTCATACGTCCGTtgaattgcggacagaacatcaAACCGATATTATTcagtggccccattcacacgtccgtacttGTATACGGGGCTgcaatccgtgccgcaaaaaaaaaaggtaagtaATATAtgtaatgcggaccgtttttttgtggcacggatcgcATGGGTAATAAAGTGTGAACATAGTGCTCTGTGAAGcatggagcactacagatgcacatttgtAGTGCGGGCCGCGGTCGctgactgcactacgggtgtgtgaatttagcctaagaAAATATCTATTTGAATGCGTTTtcttgtaaggctgtgttcacattcagTAAAATCTGCTGATTTTTGAACCATAAAACAACCAATTTGCTACAGTTAAAAAACAGCAATgctttgtaattagagatgagtgaactacaGTACAAAGCGCTGtgttagctcagcaatctgcctatcagctggctgcctttgaagtccatgccgctccacactgggtgcctggaaaagctgcatacagtcctgggaaacttctcctggattggatccagcttttccaggtactcTGGGCAgagcagcatggacttcaaaggcagccagctgacaaaGCGTTTTGTACTgtaaggaccagttcacactgagcaagatcatcaaaattgaagaggaaagtttactGGCCGAAAATCTGCCATACTAGTTCCGCGTGGAACTAGTAAGCCAGATTTTCGGCCagtaaactttcctcttcaattttgatgatcttgctcagtgtgaactggcccttaggcggAATTTCGAGCGGAATGGGCAGAAAATTGACGCATATTACGCTTGAAATTCctacgatcttgctcagtgttaaCTGGCCCTAAATTCACTCCTCTCTAGTTGTAATAAAGTCTATGGAACATCGGCCATTAATGCATActcagggtataaacacacacaccgtatacgcagcgtatttactgctgcgatacgcagcaaatacgcaacaaatacgcagcagattagatctaaataactgaacacagcctcaaatctgctgcgtatctgctacgtatacggtgtgtgtgtttgtaccctgagggtgcgttcacacctacaggatctgcagcagatctgcagcagatttgatgctgtgttcagttatttaaatgaaatctgctgcagaaaatcagctgcagatcctgtaggtgtgaacgcaccctaagggtacaaacccacacaccgtatacgcagcagatacgcaacaaatacgcagcagatttcatggtgcagatttgatgctgtgttcagttatttagatctaatctgctgcgtatttgttgcatatttgctgcgtatcacagcagtaaatacactgcgtatacggtgtgtgggtttataccctcagggtacaaacacacacaccgtatacgtagcagatacgcagcagatctgcagcagatttgatggtgcagatttgatgctgtgttcagttatttagatctaatctgctgcatatttgttgcgtatttgctgcgtatcatagcagtaaatacgctgcgtattcggtgtgtgtgtttatacccttaggaaAATATTCTGTCATTTCAGTGGCTGCTGCATTTGTTgagttagggctctattacaccaacagatttatctgacagatttgtgaagccaaagctaggaacggactatagacagagaacaggtcataaagaaaacactaagatttctcctctttttaaatccattcctggctttggcttaaaaaaatctgtgagatttctgttggtgtaatagggctcttacctTTTAAgtgcccattcacactacagattcTGCACGAAATTCCATGTGGAACCTccatgcgagccctcccatttaaACTGACAGCAGACAGAATTTAGCGCTGAGTCTGCGTCCATGTGTTCCGCATGTAATTTTggcgccaattccgtagtgtgaataggccctaaaggggtactccagacatttttttcttttactgactGAAGCATGAGATTGTCTAAGCAGGCTGATCAGAAGTCAGTTTTCCCAAAAGGCAGCATTTTGAGGGTgtgacattttttctcccatagactaatgGGAATGTTCTGGTAGTCTCAAAAACGCCactgctgtgtgtatactgtgtgttttTGTACCCTTTTGCTCCAGCAACTATGTCATGTGACAGAGGAAAAGGAAATTCAGCAATTTtggtgccttaaccccttaaggacggagccaattttcgtttttgcgttttcgttttttcctccttgtgtttaaaaggccatagcacttgcatttctccacctagaaacccacatgagcccttattttttacgccactaattgtactttgcaatgacatgctgaatttttgcataaagtacactgcgaaaccggggggggggggggcgatcgggcggctggggctgcaggggggcgtgcgagcgatcggtgctgcgggggggggggggggggggggcgtgcgatcgggcggccggggctgcgggcggctggctggagcatatacttcacctggtccccgctccggcttgctgaagacatcgggaaccgccggagccgggatcaggtgaagtatcagctccggcggccggggggttaatggggtgggctgcagacaaactcgcagcagggatgtacatccctgctgcgtgtttgtctgccattaaaagtatagggccgggatctgcagcgagtctcgctgcaaaaacgcagcatggagactcgctgcagacccgccaagtgtgtttgtaacctaaatgttcgtggatcattcctaatgatgaggagggtggggaggaaggacggaggggccagcctaatgcatatacaaatgtaagccccggccgttagacacagcgctgcaggattaaaagttgtttttaggacaataactgcatcccctgccgaacggaccccaggacaggtcttggattaagagcagctatctgaaggtacaagtggtttgggggggacagattgtgggtacagagtcgctttaattgcaaaccacacctgaactggagacaagagaggggggaaaagtggccatgtttttgtagtgctggacaacccctttaactacaaaaaaagattattcacaCATAAAGGAAAAAACGCCAGGAAAACCACAAACCCCTGAAAAAAAGAAATGCATTgcattgggtgtttttttttttggaggccagaaaatCGCCATTTAAAAAAACAGCGTCAAGGCACAGCCAAGTGATCAGCCAataaataaaggggtattccggtgaaTAAATACACTGCTCCAAAAAATAAAGAGAACACTCagataacacatcctagatctgaatgaatgaaatatccTCATTGAATCCTTTGTTCTGTAAAAAGTTGAatatgctgacaacaaaatcacacaaaaatcagcaatggaaatcacatttattaaccaaTAGAGGCCTGggtttggagtcacacacaaagccaaagtggaaaaacacactccaggctgatccaactttgatgtaatgttcttaaaacaagtcaaaatgaggctgagtattgtgcgtggcctccacgtgcctgtatgacctccctacaacgcctgggcatgctcctgatgaggtggtggaCGGTCTCCCGAggaatctcctcccagacctggactaaagcatctgccaactcctggacagtctgtggtgcaacgtgacattggtggatggagcgagacatgatgtcccagatgtgctcaatgggattcaggtctggggaacaggcGGCCAGTCCACAGCTTCAATGTCTTCATCTtgtaggaactgctgacacatgaggtctagcattgtcctatAGGAGGAACCcggggccaaccgcaccagcatatggtctcacaaggggtctgaggaactcatctcggtacctaatggcagtcagtctacctctggcgagcacatgggGGGGCTGTGTGCCCCTCCAAAGAATTGTCACCCCacacattactgacccactgccaaactggtcaCAGGGCACCagtggcgaatttgccaatcctggtgttctcagACAAATGCCATGCGTCTTGcacagtgttgggctgtgagcacaacacccatctgTGGACGttaggccctcataccatccaaaggattaaaaacacaaagcaaaagaGTCATGCATGTGAATATGTACTCAAGGCCAGTATAGGGGTAAATGAGCCACCAAATAATTGTCTCAACCCCAACAACAGCATACAAAAAGATGCACTAATCCCATACATGCAGTATAGTCACAATATGATCTAAACCTAAAGCAAAATGTAAACTGTCCAGAAAAGTGCCCATGCAATTTCCTtataaaagatgtaaaaaaaaaaaaaagcataaaaagcaCAAATAGATTatcaccttaaccccttaaggacagagcctgaaatggccttaatgacagagacaaattttatgaatatgaccagtgtcactttagtcattaataacttggggatgcttttacctatccggctgattctgagagtgttttctcgtgacatattgtactttacatttctggtaaattggagtcgatatttataacgaatatttatgaaaaaaaaacaaataacgtgaaaaattgtgaaaaaaagcatttttccaactttgaaactttttgcttatacagaaagtggttatacaacataaattatatattaaatagcattagcaacatgtctactttatgttggcgccatttattaaacgatctttcatttttttagacaatagaaagcttaaaacatcagcagcaaatttccaaattttcagtaaaatttcaaaatcagatatttttagggacctgttcaggttttagggtgccttcacacctaccggatccacagcggatctcacttctgcgaatttggagcgagatccactgcggatacggtaccattcaccctaatgatagcacatacccgcagcgggattgacatcccactgtgagtatgagctttaaccccctgatgcccgcagccccgccgcatccccgccTCTTGCAGCTCCACCgccgcccccatcagccccggcgcccgcatcctcaatcgccgcccgcacgcatcctcgatcatccctgcagcccgcacgcatccccgatcgccgcccgcagccccccgcaTCA includes:
- the HABP4 gene encoding intracellular hyaluronan-binding protein 4 isoform X6, which codes for MERLKCGGMKPVQGSPVSTTMQEAFGCAVENRFFQLLDDESDPLDYLYQASNELGRKKKKEEPTGKKAANQKSNKKESQKDRKTIIIVSTEAPGPKRAPKQPAQVAPQNENSGAEVKVERSERRTAFREFRPNVIEKPMEYSIDDFEKEKQVRNWVANQRGPIRGRGRGFPRNMENENQRGKREFERHSGSDRARIRAEDKRGGGGPRNWGSFKDAYSDVETTPIEENLESMEPVETMEEEQDIKAPEEIAEDQFKEMSLDEWKSMQDQSRPKIELNIRKPDSSVPSKAFVIHKSKFRNDSKEDDDDGHFGFRRPVNDITSQLDINFGNLPRPGRGGRGGGRGRGRRDEVFTYEGHNVHELVFNPDDPDHFPALT
- the HABP4 gene encoding intracellular hyaluronan-binding protein 4 isoform X4, producing MESLPGSHGGMKPVQGSPVSTTMQEAFGCAVENRFFQLLDDESDPLDYLYQASNELGRKKKKEEPTGKKAANQKSNKKESQKDRKTIIIVSTEAPGPKRAPKQPAQVAPQNENSGAEVKVERSERRTAFREFRPNVIEKPMEYSIDDFEKEKQVRNWVANQRGPIRGRGRGFPRNMENENQRGKREFERHSGSDRARIRAEDKRGGGGPRNWGSFKDAYSDVETTPIEENLESMEPVETMEEEQDIKAPEEIAEDQFKEMSLDEWKSMQDQSRPKIELNIRKPDSSVPSKAFVIHKSKFRNDSKEDDDDGHFGFRRPVNDITSQLDINFGNLPRPGRGGRGGGRGRGRRDEVFTYEGHNVHELVFNPDDPDHFPALT
- the HABP4 gene encoding intracellular hyaluronan-binding protein 4 isoform X8 — protein: MHFAVCRIQTGPMIGGGGMKPVQGSPVSTTMQEAFGCAVENRFFQLLDDESDPLDYLYQASNELGRKKKKEEPTGKKAANQKSNKKESQKDRKTIIIVSTEAPGPKRAPKQPAQVAPQNENSGAEVKVERSERRTAFREFRPNVIEKPMEYSIDDFEKEKQVRNWVANQRGPIRGRGRGFPRNMENENQRGKREFERHSGSDRADVETTPIEENLESMEPVETMEEEQDIKAPEEIAEDQFKEMSLDEWKSMQDQSRPKIELNIRKPDSSVPSKAFVIHKSKFRNDSKEDDDDGHFGFRRPVNDITSQLDINFGNLPRPGRGGRGGGRGRGRRDEVFTYEGHNVHELVFNPDDPDHFPALT
- the HABP4 gene encoding intracellular hyaluronan-binding protein 4 isoform X7, with product MKPVQGSPVSTTMQEAFGCAVENRFFQLLDDESDPLDYLYQASNELGRKKKKEEPTGKKAANQKSNKKESQKDRKTIIIVSTEAPGPKRAPKQPAQVAPQNENSGAEVKVERSERRTAFREFRPNVIEKPMEYSIDDFEKEKQVRNWVANQRGPIRGRGRGFPRNMENENQRGKREFERHSGSDRARIRAEDKRGGGGPRNWGSFKDAYSDVETTPIEENLESMEPVETMEEEQDIKAPEEIAEDQFKEMSLDEWKSMQDQSRPKIELNIRKPDSSVPSKAFVIHKSKFRNDSKEDDDDGHFGFRRPVNDITSQLDINFGNLPRPGRGGRGGGRGRGRRDEVFTYEGHNVHELVFNPDDPDHFPALT